DNA from Candidatus Binataceae bacterium:
AAGGCTATTCGGCGGGCGAGATGAAGCACGGCCCGATCGCGCTCATCGACGATGAGATGCCGGTGGTGGTGATCATCCCGTTCGACAGCGTTTACGAAAAAACCCTTTCCAACCTGCGCGAGGTCGAATCGCGCAACGGACGCATCATCGCCATCACCGATCGTCCCACGCCCGAACTCGCAGAGGTCGCGTGGGAAATTATCGAAATTCCCACGACGCATCGGATGCTGATGCCGGTGCTGACGACGGTTCCGCTACAGTTGCTCGCGTACCATATCGCGGTCTATCGCGGCACGGACGTCGATCAGCCGCGCAACCTGGCCAAATCGGTGACGGTCGAATAGCGGCGCGCGGCGCGGTCTCGCGCTATTGGTTTGCGGGTTTGCCTAGTGGATATTGCGTCGCGCCGCCCTCGATCGCGAGCGAAGTCTCATCCTGGATGAATGCGGCGACGCCGAGATGGTCCAGCCGCCATGACCGATCGAGGTTGACGCTGAGTTCGTTCTCCAGCGCCGAGCCGGCCGTCGGATTCAGTTCGAAAGCGGGAATGACCTTTCTCACCGTATAGTCATACTTGATCCGGTGGCCGCTGTTTTCGCCGCCGTCGATGGTCGCCATCAGTCCGTTCTCATAGATCGCGACCAGAACGATTAGCGACTTGTCTCCCGCCGTGCGCACGACGTGCGCGCTCACGCTCAGGTTGAGCTTGCGGGAGCCTGCGGCGAGCAGCATCGCGTGCACCGTGACCACGGCGGGCGGCGGCGTCGCGCGGGCGGCGTCGATCAAGCGCGTGATTCCGTTGGGGTTCGAGCCGATGCACTGCCATCTGCCGTTGACCACGATTTGCGGCGTGTACGAGCCGCGGAGTTGCATCGCGCGGACGTACTCGACCTGGCGCATCGTCCACTGGTTCGATGACAGCGGATCCGACCATCCGAGGCTGTTCCAGTAATCGACGTGATACGCGAGCGGGATCACGCCGGGGGTCAAGGCGCCGATCCGGCTGAGCAGTTCGTCGGCCGGCGGGCAGCTCGAGCATCCTTCGGACGTGAACAGTTCCAGGACCACCGGAGCGTCCT
Protein-coding regions in this window:
- a CDS encoding DUF1223 domain-containing protein — translated: MGVHIAKPMEPQALKSRWTRLGTYCVVLLALMSGALLPDGGAALAQSGKADEDAPVVLELFTSEGCSSCPPADELLSRIGALTPGVIPLAYHVDYWNSLGWSDPLSSNQWTMRQVEYVRAMQLRGSYTPQIVVNGRWQCIGSNPNGITRLIDAARATPPPAVVTVHAMLLAAGSRKLNLSVSAHVVRTAGDKSLIVLVAIYENGLMATIDGGENSGHRIKYDYTVRKVIPAFELNPTAGSALENELSVNLDRSWRLDHLGVAAFIQDETSLAIEGGATQYPLGKPANQ